A section of the Rummeliibacillus pycnus genome encodes:
- a CDS encoding glycosyl hydrolase family 18 protein produces MFIYVVKYGDSIFSIANKFRVTMDSIRIMNGLSSDSIVPGQDLLIPTDQYIVQPGDSLFSISQMAMVPVQTIQAYNGLHSSNLTVGMRLYLPPRRKYSAYSFGYITVTTPENNQLLVQTYAPYNTYYGIFEHHISADGSLSELDDQQIVRMSRQYFVAPIAVITNLTASGFSSQIVKQVLSSPALRQRLIDNIYNLVKSKNYAGVNIDFELVPVEQRDNFTTFLKALSNRLRPEGLSTSVAVPYKTGDNNPPYNAGYDYGGIGAAVDFVFLMAYDWHELGSEPGPVAPIGDVRKTVNYAIQKMGRNKILLGVPRYGYDWTLSDSGNAVSAKAISVADAYKTAMSHNVPIQYSTEYQQPFFYYYDEAGRRHVVWFEDARALSQKLKLIVDQRLRGIGSWQLGLPFTQSAVLFNEFFRVRRIL; encoded by the coding sequence TTGTTTATTTACGTTGTAAAGTATGGGGATTCAATCTTTTCGATTGCCAATAAGTTTCGGGTGACAATGGATAGTATCAGAATCATGAATGGTTTATCATCTGACTCGATTGTCCCTGGTCAAGATTTACTGATTCCTACTGATCAATATATCGTCCAACCTGGTGATTCATTATTTTCAATTTCTCAAATGGCTATGGTTCCTGTTCAAACGATTCAAGCATATAACGGTCTCCACTCTAGTAATTTGACTGTTGGAATGCGGCTGTATCTACCGCCCCGTCGAAAATATAGTGCCTATAGTTTTGGATATATCACGGTTACTACCCCAGAAAACAACCAACTTCTCGTACAAACATACGCGCCTTACAATACTTATTACGGAATTTTCGAACATCATATTAGCGCTGATGGAAGTTTAAGTGAATTGGACGATCAGCAAATTGTTCGAATGTCTAGACAATATTTTGTGGCACCGATTGCTGTTATTACTAATTTAACTGCTAGTGGTTTCAGTTCTCAAATTGTGAAGCAAGTCTTATCTTCCCCAGCACTAAGACAACGTTTAATCGATAATATCTATAATTTGGTAAAAAGCAAAAACTATGCAGGCGTTAACATTGACTTTGAATTAGTACCTGTAGAACAAAGGGATAATTTTACAACCTTCTTGAAAGCACTGAGTAATCGTTTAAGACCAGAAGGATTATCTACTTCAGTAGCAGTCCCATACAAAACAGGTGATAATAATCCTCCATACAATGCTGGCTACGATTATGGCGGAATCGGTGCAGCAGTTGATTTCGTTTTCCTCATGGCCTACGACTGGCATGAACTTGGGAGTGAACCCGGTCCAGTTGCACCAATTGGTGATGTTCGAAAAACGGTCAATTATGCTATTCAAAAAATGGGAAGAAATAAAATATTGCTTGGTGTTCCCCGTTATGGCTATGATTGGACACTGTCGGATAGTGGTAATGCAGTAAGTGCAAAAGCAATTTCGGTAGCAGATGCTTATAAAACAGCGATGAGCCATAATGTGCCCATTCAGTATTCTACCGAATATCAACAACCTTTCTTCTATTATTACGATGAAGCAGGTAGAAGACATGTCGTTTGGTTTGAAGACGCCCGAGCACTCTCTCAAAAACTAAAACTCATTGTAGACCAACGATTAAGAGGGATTGGATCATGGCAATTAGGATTACCATTTACCCAATCGGCCGTTTTGTTCAATGAATTCTTTAGAGTTAGAAGAATTCTCTAA